In a genomic window of Nodosilinea sp. E11:
- a CDS encoding amidohydrolase family protein: MRSCYLLPVAAVLLGLFSLITQVSFAQGPGNSQNSQAVAVLFENVRIFDGVSDNLSAPSNVLVVGNAIQAIDTRPLPMPADIGVARISGAGRVLMPGLIDAHTHLFMETSTQEDLIAATTAPERLFQRSQENANAMLMRGFTSARDLAGPVFELKRAIDRGDVVGPRIWPSGAMISQTSGHGDFRELSELPRTPTSELSLAEQFGVGAIADGVDEVLRRTREQLMLGASQIKLAAGGGVASEFDPIDVAQYTEAELRAAVDAAEDWNTYVTVHAYTPRAIQKAIRAGVKCIEHGQLIDEETARMIAENDVWLSPQPFLDDEDANPYPEGTENRAKQLMVATGTDRAYNLAKQYNIKTAWGTDNLFNPQGSARQGAKLAKLVRWYTPAEVLRMATSTNASLLALSGPRNPYPGKLGVVEEGALADLLLVNGNPLENIRLIEDPEANFLVIMKNGVMYKNRLS; encoded by the coding sequence ATGCGATCGTGCTATTTGCTTCCTGTAGCGGCTGTGCTGCTGGGGCTATTTAGTCTAATAACTCAGGTAAGTTTTGCCCAAGGCCCTGGCAATAGCCAAAATTCCCAAGCGGTGGCTGTCCTTTTTGAAAATGTGCGGATCTTTGACGGTGTTTCTGACAACCTGTCGGCTCCGTCGAACGTCTTGGTGGTTGGCAACGCCATTCAGGCGATTGATACCCGACCTCTGCCGATGCCAGCGGATATTGGCGTCGCTCGGATCAGCGGTGCAGGACGGGTGCTGATGCCAGGACTGATTGATGCCCACACCCACCTCTTTATGGAAACCAGCACCCAGGAAGACTTGATCGCGGCTACCACGGCTCCGGAACGACTGTTTCAACGGTCTCAGGAGAACGCCAATGCCATGCTGATGCGGGGGTTTACTAGTGCGCGAGATCTGGCAGGGCCGGTGTTTGAGCTGAAACGGGCCATCGATCGAGGTGATGTGGTGGGGCCGCGCATTTGGCCGTCAGGGGCGATGATTTCCCAGACTAGCGGTCACGGCGATTTTCGGGAACTGAGTGAGCTGCCCCGCACGCCTACTTCAGAGTTGAGCCTAGCCGAGCAGTTTGGCGTGGGGGCGATCGCCGATGGGGTAGACGAAGTGCTGCGCCGCACCCGTGAGCAACTAATGCTGGGGGCTAGTCAGATCAAGCTAGCCGCCGGGGGTGGGGTGGCCTCAGAGTTCGACCCTATTGACGTGGCTCAGTACACCGAGGCGGAACTGAGAGCGGCGGTGGACGCTGCCGAAGACTGGAACACCTACGTGACTGTCCATGCCTATACTCCCCGGGCGATTCAAAAGGCGATTCGGGCTGGGGTGAAATGCATTGAGCACGGTCAGCTAATCGACGAAGAGACGGCGCGGATGATCGCCGAGAACGATGTTTGGCTGAGCCCGCAGCCGTTCCTTGATGACGAAGACGCCAATCCCTATCCTGAGGGAACTGAAAACCGAGCTAAACAGCTGATGGTGGCCACCGGTACCGACAGGGCCTACAACCTGGCCAAACAGTACAACATTAAAACGGCCTGGGGCACCGATAACCTCTTCAACCCCCAAGGCTCAGCTCGTCAGGGGGCGAAACTAGCCAAGCTGGTGCGGTGGTATACCCCAGCGGAGGTATTACGGATGGCAACCAGCACAAATGCAAGCTTACTAGCGCTGTCGGGGCCGCGTAACCCCTACCCGGGCAAGTTGGGTGTCGTGGAAGAGGGTGCCCTAGCGGATTTGCTGCTAGTGAACGGCAATCCGCTGGAAAATATTCGGCTCATTGAGGATCCGGAGGCTAACTTTTTGGTGATTATGAAAAACGGGGTGATGTATAAGAACCGTCTTAGTTGA
- the tsaE gene encoding tRNA (adenosine(37)-N6)-threonylcarbamoyltransferase complex ATPase subunit type 1 TsaE, which translates to MAEFRVDLPDAAATQQLGQRLGELCPPGTALLLAGDLGMGKTTLVQGIGAGLGIAEPISSPTFTLINEYLEGRIPLYHVDLYRLEPEQVGSLELESYWEAIDIAPGLLAIEWSERMLDYPASALRLRLENLPSGGRRATLTAVGEEQIVLLEQVIGDGLLADEV; encoded by the coding sequence ATGGCAGAATTTAGGGTGGATTTGCCCGATGCGGCGGCAACTCAGCAACTGGGCCAGCGGCTGGGGGAACTGTGCCCACCGGGCACGGCGCTGCTGCTGGCGGGTGATCTGGGCATGGGCAAGACAACCCTGGTGCAGGGGATTGGGGCGGGCCTGGGCATTGCGGAACCGATTAGCAGCCCGACGTTTACCTTAATCAATGAGTATTTGGAGGGGCGCATTCCTCTCTATCATGTGGACTTATACCGATTAGAACCGGAGCAGGTAGGCTCTTTAGAGTTGGAGAGCTACTGGGAGGCCATAGACATAGCGCCTGGCCTGTTGGCAATTGAATGGTCAGAGCGGATGCTGGACTATCCTGCATCGGCTCTGCGGCTGCGATTGGAAAACCTGCCTAGCGGTGGGCGACGGGCTACGCTGACAGCGGTTGGAGAAGAACAGATTGTGTTGTTGGAGCAGGTAATTGGCGATGGCCTACTGGCTGATGAAGTCTGA
- a CDS encoding EVE domain-containing protein, whose product MAYWLMKSEPDVYSIGDLERDRTELWDGVRNYQARNFLTSMALGDQAFFYHSNTKPPGIVGLVEIVETNVVDPTQFDSTHKYYDPKSFPDKPRWHTVTVGYVETFARGITLDQLKEAFTPDELWVVRRGNRLSVMPVEDTIAQKLLKMAYTTE is encoded by the coding sequence ATGGCCTACTGGCTGATGAAGTCTGAACCAGATGTGTACAGCATTGGCGATTTGGAGCGCGATCGCACCGAACTTTGGGACGGCGTGCGCAACTACCAGGCCCGCAACTTTCTCACCAGCATGGCATTAGGTGATCAAGCCTTCTTTTACCACTCCAACACCAAACCACCGGGGATCGTAGGGCTGGTGGAAATTGTTGAAACCAATGTGGTAGACCCGACTCAGTTTGATTCAACCCATAAATATTACGATCCCAAGTCATTCCCAGACAAGCCGCGCTGGCATACGGTGACGGTGGGCTATGTAGAAACCTTTGCGAGAGGCATTACCCTTGATCAGCTCAAAGAGGCCTTTACCCCCGATGAACTTTGGGTCGTGCGACGGGGCAATCGGCTGTCGGTGATGCCGGTAGAGGATACGATAGCTCAAAAGCTTTTGAAAATGGCCTATACCACTGAGTAA
- a CDS encoding biopolymer transporter ExbD, with protein MHLPEDPETPLQINIVPMIDVVFAVLAFFIISSLLLTRNQGLPVVLPGAETAETQTQRQVVVTVNASGEIFVGERAVADEQLLEAIQTLGTLSDGGLVVIRADQSVNYGRVVAVMDQLRTLPGVQLAIATEGGQP; from the coding sequence ATGCATCTCCCTGAAGACCCTGAAACACCTTTGCAGATCAACATCGTGCCCATGATCGATGTGGTGTTTGCGGTGCTGGCATTTTTTATTATTTCTAGCTTATTGTTAACCCGCAACCAGGGGCTACCGGTAGTGTTGCCAGGGGCCGAAACAGCTGAAACTCAGACCCAGCGCCAGGTGGTGGTAACAGTAAATGCGTCGGGTGAAATATTTGTCGGTGAGCGGGCAGTGGCGGATGAGCAGCTTTTGGAGGCGATTCAAACGCTGGGAACCCTATCCGACGGTGGCCTTGTGGTAATTCGGGCTGATCAATCAGTGAATTATGGTCGGGTTGTGGCGGTGATGGATCAACTGCGGACGTTGCCTGGGGTGCAGTTGGCGATCGCGACAGAAGGCGGTCAGCCTTAA
- a CDS encoding GTP-binding protein gives MARWRWAFILVGLLLGLGAILVLADSLLRLYAALALLSPLLARLVMGAIVAIGLAIAGFGLYRLRPFLRPRRRKPRPQAPRDPGEAAAVTLQTVQRQVEQIQDQVAREALAQKAQGLQATLGDRTFTIAVFGVGSAGKTALINGLLGQAVGAVGAAMGTTQTEHTYTWQLADLPRTLQLIDTPGIAEVGVAGTEREQQAREIAARADLILFVIDDDLRQAEYTVLRSLMAMGKRVLVVLNKADRYPETDLDLLLGRLRSRTVPPLSPDDLVAVAALPQPLPQVGGGWLQMRPNLRPLQARLADVLRQEGETLLADNLLLQTQQLGEAARQIIDHQRQAQAEAIIDRYQWLGAGAIAITPLPGLDFLATAAINAQMVVELSKVYGCEVSLEEGKALAVSVAKTLTGLGLVKGTVDLLALGLQTNLATVVAGRALKGASGAYLTRIAGKSFVEYFRQNQSWGDGGMGAVVEQQFRLNQRDAVMKAFIKEAITRVVPLISDQS, from the coding sequence ATGGCACGGTGGCGATGGGCATTCATTCTCGTAGGGCTGCTGCTGGGGTTAGGGGCCATCCTCGTGCTGGCCGATTCACTTCTGCGGCTGTATGCGGCCTTAGCATTACTGTCGCCCCTGCTGGCCCGGCTAGTGATGGGGGCGATCGTAGCCATTGGCTTGGCGATCGCCGGTTTTGGGCTCTACCGTCTCAGGCCCTTTCTTAGGCCCCGTCGGCGCAAGCCCAGACCCCAAGCCCCTCGTGATCCAGGCGAAGCCGCCGCCGTCACCCTACAAACTGTGCAGCGCCAGGTTGAGCAAATTCAAGATCAGGTGGCCCGCGAGGCCCTGGCACAAAAGGCGCAAGGGTTACAGGCTACTCTGGGCGATCGCACGTTTACCATTGCCGTGTTTGGGGTCGGTTCTGCTGGCAAAACGGCCCTGATCAATGGGTTGCTGGGTCAGGCCGTTGGCGCAGTAGGGGCGGCCATGGGCACCACCCAAACTGAGCACACCTATACCTGGCAACTCGCCGATCTTCCCAGAACCCTACAGCTGATCGACACGCCTGGCATTGCCGAAGTTGGGGTAGCCGGTACCGAACGAGAACAACAGGCCCGCGAAATTGCCGCTAGAGCTGATTTGATTTTATTCGTGATTGATGATGACCTCCGCCAGGCCGAGTACACGGTACTGCGATCGCTGATGGCGATGGGGAAGCGAGTCTTGGTGGTGCTCAACAAAGCCGATCGCTATCCTGAAACCGATTTAGATCTGCTGCTCGGGCGATTGCGATCCCGTACCGTACCTCCCCTCAGCCCCGATGATCTAGTCGCCGTAGCCGCCCTTCCGCAGCCTTTACCTCAGGTGGGCGGCGGTTGGCTACAAATGCGCCCTAACCTCAGACCGCTGCAAGCACGACTAGCCGATGTACTGCGCCAGGAGGGCGAAACTCTGCTGGCCGACAATCTCCTCCTACAAACTCAGCAATTGGGCGAAGCTGCCCGCCAGATCATCGATCACCAGCGCCAGGCCCAGGCTGAGGCCATTATTGATCGCTACCAGTGGCTGGGAGCAGGCGCGATCGCCATTACTCCCCTACCTGGCCTCGATTTTTTAGCTACCGCCGCCATCAACGCCCAAATGGTTGTAGAACTGAGCAAGGTCTACGGCTGCGAAGTTAGCCTTGAAGAAGGCAAAGCGCTAGCGGTATCTGTGGCCAAAACCCTCACAGGACTGGGGTTAGTCAAAGGCACCGTCGATTTACTAGCCCTAGGGCTACAAACGAATCTGGCCACCGTAGTAGCCGGACGTGCCCTTAAAGGAGCTAGCGGTGCCTATCTAACTCGCATTGCTGGAAAAAGCTTCGTAGAATACTTTCGCCAAAATCAAAGCTGGGGCGACGGCGGTATGGGTGCCGTGGTTGAGCAGCAGTTTCGCCTCAACCAACGCGATGCCGTTATGAAAGCCTTCATTAAAGAAGCGATCACCCGAGTCGTTCCCTTGATCTCAGATCAATCCTAA
- a CDS encoding RNA-binding protein, producing MTIYIGNLSFQASEDDIKSVFAEYGEVTRISLPIDRETGRKRGFAFVDMADEAKEDQAISELDGAEWLGRELRVNKARPRTDDGGGGGDDSRPNRSNRFSHNPL from the coding sequence GTGACTATTTACATTGGTAACTTGTCCTTTCAGGCATCTGAGGACGATATTAAAAGTGTTTTCGCCGAGTATGGCGAGGTCACCCGCATTAGCCTACCCATCGATCGTGAAACCGGTCGCAAGCGTGGCTTTGCCTTTGTCGATATGGCCGACGAGGCCAAAGAAGATCAGGCTATCTCTGAACTAGACGGTGCCGAGTGGTTAGGCCGTGAGCTTAGAGTCAATAAGGCCCGTCCCCGTACCGATGATGGCGGCGGCGGCGGCGATGATAGCCGTCCCAACCGCAGCAACCGATTTTCCCACAACCCTCTCTAG
- a CDS encoding leucyl aminopeptidase — MEFHASSTSCLDWSGDALIIGLSEDALPLSTTLAELNSRVSGLLQELIDEAEFTGKSGTTAITRVGSGAAMRKLGVVGLGATDAITTESLRRAAAAAARLAKKEKCSSLGLSMPVLNHDAALTAQALAEGARLALHQDNRFKSDDKANGKITLTRIDLLGLPDQEASLKAAQAVCEGVILARELVSAPANIVTPETLAQTAQAIATDYGLELDILEQEQCEALGMGAYLGVARASDLPPKFIHLTYRPAGTPTRKLAIVGKGLTFDSGGLNIKGAGSGIEMMKIDMGGAAATLGAAKAIAQLKPNVEVHFISAAAENMIGGNAMRPGDILTASNGKTIEVNNTDAEGRLTLADALVFAEKLGVDAIVDLATLTGACIIALGDDIAGLFSENDELAGAIATAAEAAGEKFWRLPMEEKYFDGLKSIVADMKNTGPRPGGSITAALFLKQFVNTTPWIHLDVAGPVWTEKENGYNNPGGTGFGVRTLVQWVLAAA, encoded by the coding sequence ATGGAATTTCACGCATCTAGTACCTCCTGTCTCGATTGGTCTGGCGACGCCCTGATCATTGGCCTTAGCGAAGACGCCCTTCCCCTATCCACCACCCTGGCCGAGCTCAATAGCCGGGTCTCTGGGCTCTTGCAAGAACTGATTGATGAGGCCGAATTTACGGGCAAAAGCGGCACCACTGCTATCACCCGTGTAGGGAGTGGGGCCGCCATGCGCAAGCTGGGCGTGGTTGGGTTAGGTGCTACCGATGCAATTACCACCGAATCTCTGCGCCGTGCCGCCGCCGCCGCCGCCCGGCTAGCCAAAAAAGAAAAATGCAGCTCGCTGGGGCTGAGCATGCCCGTGCTTAACCACGATGCAGCGCTTACCGCTCAGGCTTTGGCCGAGGGTGCCAGGCTGGCCCTTCACCAAGACAACCGCTTCAAGTCAGACGACAAGGCCAACGGCAAAATTACCCTCACCCGCATTGATCTGCTCGGCTTGCCCGACCAGGAAGCCAGCCTAAAAGCTGCCCAGGCCGTCTGCGAAGGCGTCATTCTGGCCCGTGAGCTAGTGTCGGCCCCAGCTAACATCGTCACCCCAGAAACCCTGGCCCAAACCGCCCAGGCGATCGCCACTGACTACGGTCTAGAACTAGACATTCTCGAACAAGAGCAGTGCGAAGCCCTGGGCATGGGGGCCTACCTGGGGGTAGCCAGAGCCTCTGACCTACCACCCAAATTTATCCATCTCACCTATAGGCCTGCGGGTACACCCACCCGCAAGCTGGCAATCGTCGGCAAAGGTTTAACCTTCGACTCGGGCGGTCTCAACATTAAAGGGGCCGGCAGCGGCATCGAGATGATGAAAATTGACATGGGTGGAGCTGCCGCCACATTGGGAGCCGCTAAGGCGATCGCCCAGCTCAAACCCAATGTTGAGGTTCACTTCATTAGCGCTGCAGCCGAAAATATGATCGGCGGCAATGCGATGCGCCCCGGCGACATTCTCACCGCCTCCAATGGCAAAACCATTGAGGTCAACAACACCGACGCCGAGGGCCGTCTCACCCTAGCCGATGCCCTGGTCTTTGCCGAGAAGCTGGGTGTCGATGCCATTGTTGATCTAGCCACCCTTACGGGGGCCTGTATTATTGCCCTGGGCGACGACATCGCCGGGCTGTTTAGCGAAAATGACGAATTGGCCGGGGCGATCGCTACCGCCGCCGAGGCCGCTGGTGAAAAGTTCTGGCGTTTGCCCATGGAAGAAAAATACTTCGACGGGCTCAAGTCTATTGTGGCCGACATGAAAAATACCGGCCCCCGTCCCGGCGGTTCCATTACCGCAGCCCTGTTCCTCAAACAGTTTGTGAACACCACCCCCTGGATTCACCTCGATGTTGCAGGCCCCGTGTGGACCGAAAAAGAAAACGGTTACAACAACCCCGGTGGTACCGGCTTTGGGGTCCGCACTTTAGTGCAGTGGGTACTCGCCGCTGCCTAA